In Candidatus Sedimenticola sp. (ex Thyasira tokunagai), the following proteins share a genomic window:
- a CDS encoding c-type cytochrome — MHIRLLTATAVAALLVVGCTAQEQKKPAAAAKVEKPKLMTGASASMLANTCAGCHGTNGQSQGPAAPTIAGLEIDYFTEVMQDYKSGERSSTIMGRIAKGYSDKEIEQMAGAFNKQTFKGVVQTSVGDKARMGHKLHDKYCEKCHEDGGTSVEDTPLAGQWMPYVQTTIVDYLEGHNSPEKKMTKAIDKMVADHPSMSKAQLAEDLAHYYASHK; from the coding sequence ATGCATATACGTCTTCTCACTGCCACGGCAGTGGCAGCGTTACTCGTTGTTGGCTGTACTGCGCAGGAGCAAAAGAAACCTGCTGCTGCTGCAAAAGTAGAAAAGCCAAAGCTTATGACAGGTGCCAGTGCTAGCATGCTTGCCAATACTTGTGCTGGTTGCCACGGTACAAATGGCCAGAGTCAGGGACCGGCTGCACCCACCATCGCAGGTCTGGAAATTGACTACTTTACCGAAGTAATGCAGGACTATAAGTCTGGTGAGCGCTCCAGCACTATCATGGGCCGCATCGCAAAGGGCTATAGCGACAAAGAGATTGAACAGATGGCCGGGGCTTTTAATAAGCAGACTTTTAAAGGTGTAGTTCAGACCAGCGTAGGCGACAAAGCCCGCATGGGTCATAAGCTGCATGACAAATACTGCGAGAAATGCCATGAAGATGGCGGTACCTCGGTTGAAGATACTCCCCTGGCGGGACAGTGGATGCCTTATGTTCAAACCACCATCGTGGATTATCTGGAAGGACACAATAGTCCTGAAAAGAAGATGACAAAAGCGATTGACAAAATGGTCGCAGATCATCCCAGTATGAGCAAAGCCCAACTGGCTGAAGATCTTGCTCACTACTACGCAAGCCACAAATAA
- a CDS encoding metallophosphoesterase family protein, with protein sequence MATKIGIISDPHATPGPVEEALSIFRQEGVERILCAGDIAGYGDSLDETVALLAAHGCQSVIGNHEAWYLDRTIGRGESLTYRYLSGLPLSLKMEVEGKVLYMVHASPPDSLMDGIRLLDEQGELVDRQLIYWTDRLQGLTYDLLVVGHTHQVFAESMAATLVINPGSTLCNHSCAVVNFPALQVHWYSLSSQPLLKSWNWGMNRL encoded by the coding sequence ATGGCAACCAAGATAGGCATCATCAGTGATCCCCATGCTACTCCGGGGCCGGTTGAGGAAGCGCTTTCAATATTCCGCCAGGAAGGGGTGGAGCGTATCCTCTGTGCGGGTGATATTGCCGGCTACGGCGACTCACTGGATGAGACGGTTGCTCTGTTGGCGGCGCATGGTTGTCAGAGCGTTATAGGTAATCATGAAGCTTGGTATCTTGATCGAACGATAGGGCGAGGGGAGTCACTCACCTATCGCTATCTGAGTGGCCTGCCTCTTTCGCTGAAAATGGAAGTGGAAGGCAAGGTGCTCTATATGGTACATGCCAGTCCGCCGGATTCACTCATGGATGGGATCAGGCTGCTGGATGAGCAGGGTGAGTTGGTAGACCGGCAGTTGATCTACTGGACTGACCGTTTACAAGGATTGACTTACGATTTGCTGGTGGTCGGTCATACGCATCAGGTCTTTGCTGAATCTATGGCCGCTACTCTGGTGATTAACCCTGGTAGTACCCTGTGTAACCATAGCTGTGCTGTGGTGAATTTTCCTGCGTTGCAGGTGCACTGGTACTCCCTTTCCAGTCAGCCTCTACTGAAATCATGGAACTGGGGGATGAACCGGTTATAA